In Thermodesulfovibrionales bacterium, the DNA window TCATGGCGGTTGCGATAGAACATATCCATGTATTTTCGCAGAACAGCGGAGACAGCCTCCTGAAGCAGGCTTCGGTCTTCAAATGACTTTGGACAATACACCGCTTCATCCGCGGTCAAGGCATAGTAAACACTTTCGAAGATGGTCTTCGGTGTCTCCGGACGGATCACCAGATTCCCCCAGCCTTTACGCTCCTTGTACGAAAGCAAATCCATGTACACCTTCTCCCAGTCCACAAGCGAAAGATTCTCAGACGGGATGGGGCTTGTGCTACCAGCGTGGACATCCGCTGTATGAAGCCCCTGCACGCTGCTCTCCATGGCCTGCACCCTTGCGGATAAATCCGCCCGCGGTTTGATATTTTCATCTGCAACAAGCACGAGCGCGGTCTCGGCAGCAAAGTCACGGCCTTCCTCGGGCCTCGGCACCACCAGGCCGCGCTCAAGGAACTTTTCGTTCGCCCAGACAAAGAGCGGAAGCTCGACGACCGGCTCTGTCTCCACGCCCTCCCGTTCAAGATAATCGCGGAACTGCGCCATATAATTGGCCCGCACAGCAAAAATGTTGAGTGTCTCGATCAGTTTGATATGCGCGGGGTGGCTGCCCGTCATCCCGCTGCTTCGCTTCAGAGAGTGATTTTTCCCGCGAAGCCGCACGCCCCTGCCGAAGAGCTGGATAATCTGCGAGCCCTCCTGCCTGCCGATATTGAGCAGGCCCATGTTCGAGACGCGCCATGAATTCCAGCCCTCCATGAACTTCTTTGCGCCGATCAGGACATTCAGACCGCTCTCCTGCCGGTTGATGCCGCTAAAGAGCGAACCCGAGAGCGCGTCTTCTTCGATCGTGATGCCGGCATTGTCGCTTTCGACCAGTTTCTTGAATTCGGAGGTGTCACCGATATAGATCAGGCCGAAGTAGTCGTCCGCGCCGCTTGCCTTAAGCCCCAGCTCTCCGGAAGAACCTCGGATATCGCACAGGTGCAGGCCGCCGCCCGCAGGCGCGTGAAAGATGCGCTTCAGAATATCGGCATAGATTGCATCAGCACTTCTGCCGCGCTCGCGCAGGACAGGGAAGCGGCCTGCAAAGAGGTCCATGCCGTGCTCTGTGATTAGCCCGCTTTTTTCTGCAAGGATCTTCTCAATGCCTTTGATGACCTGGCCGCGTCTATTATCCAGAACGTGATGAAGAAAGCGCGCCACGGTCAGTACGTCGCTCCGCTTCTGCTTGTGCTCGCTGTAGACCGCATTGACTGTGCTGCCCACGAAGACCCAGAGCGGTTTTTCGAGGTTGTATGGCCGAAGGGCCTCCGCCTGGCGCTCAAAGAGAAGCTGTTGCTCGTAGAACGAAAGCAGGTTGCCCAGAAGCAGCAGCTCGGTCTTTGAATCGTCCGTGTCGCCGCGCAGGTTCAGGATGCGGAAGTCCTTGCCGTAGCCGTCGCCGTAGAAGTAGCGGTAGGAGTAGTCAAAGACAATCGCCTTGCCGTATTCAAAAGTAAGCGGATCGTTCTTTGCAGCGGAGAGCGCCTGGCCGAAGGTTGCGCTGTACTCGAAGGTAAAGCCCGTCCGGCCCAGCGCATCGCGGTACCCGCGCCACACTTCGCCGCCAGAGCCTTTGTGTCCCTCGTCGACGAAGATGAGGTTTCTGCCCTCGAAAGCCTCGACCGGCACGCTTACTCCGCCGCCGCGCTTCTCTTCCACCAATTTGGTGATCTCTATGACCTGCACAACGTTTCCGCCGTGGCCGAGCAGACTGCTGTGGTTCAGGTCAAAGCGCCGGCACGGGATGCCCGAGACTTCGAGTTCGAAAAGATGCTGCTCGCTCAGGCCCTCGTTCGGCGTGATCAGCAGGATATTGTCGAGCTGGTCCTTGTTGTAGCGCAGGAACTGGTGATAGTTCAGATGCAGAAGGAGCGTCTTGCCGCTTCCGGTCGCCATCCAATAGGCGAGCTTTGTGAGGTCCTCTTCGGCAAACGGCTCATCAGGCGGTTCGAACGGAAGCTTTCCTGCATTGCGCTCGCGCACAAAGGCGTTCAGGTCTTTGAGCAGTTGGCTGGGGCGGTTGAAATACCGGTCCAAAACGATCTCGGTGTACAGCGCTGCCAGATACTGAAAGTAGCGCAGGGTGATCGGCTCGCTCCTGTGGCGGTTGATCGCCCCGAGATGACGCCGGATGTTCTCGTCGTAGCGTTCGAGGTCATCCTGCGAAAGCCTGACCTTTTCCCCGCGTCCGCGCAGGTACAGGTGCAGGAAGCTCCTGCCCGAGGCGTCAAAACCTTCAGCGGCTTTTTTGGTATCCTCCAGCAGAGCGCGGTTGTGCTCCCAGCCCAGCAGGCTGTTCAGCCATGCCAGAAGCACGAGGCGGTGTTCGAGCTTGGAATATTGCTGGATGCCGTCAGGCATAACCTAGCCCTCGATAGGCGCAAACATCTTCGTCTTGAAGACCTGCTCCAGCGCCCGGCTGCCGGGGATGAGCGAATCGCCGTTTACGTACACCTCGTCCGCGCCGTCCGCAAGCTTTTGATCGGCCACAAAGTCGCGGTCGCGCTTGTAGTCTGCTTCTTTCCATCCCTCATTCTCGCGCCAGATGACCACGGTCTTCCGGCCTTCGCGCGTGACGCCGCGGCAAAGAAGATACCTGCGGCCACGATCGTCAAGCGTCCGCCGCGTCTGCACGTTCAGGCCGATGAGGTAGCTGAAGGTCTCGGCTAGGTCCACGGCCCGCTCGCCTGTTTCGCCGTCGCGATGAACGCTGAGCTTGTATGAAAACGGCCGGGAGAGCTTATCCGCCTTCAGCAGTGTTTCGCTCTTCCGCGTCTCCCAGCGAAGCATGTACCGGAGCAGATAGTCTTCGAACTGCATGGCAGCCTGTCCAGCATCGTCGAAGGAAAGGTTGTTCAACGCGTCCTCGTAGGATTCAAGCCGCATGACCTTCACGATGCGTGGCCCGCGCTCCGCCTCATCCTTTGTTGCAGGCCGCTTCGCCCTGCCGTCCTTCCACTCGGGCGAGAAGGCAACCTTCTTGATTCGCGGCAGGAGCACGCTGTCAAAGTACTGCCCCATCTCCACAAGGATGAACTTCCTCTGCCCGCCGTCCTCGCGATTAAGATTGATGACCGCATGTCCGGTCGTGCCGGAACCGGCGAAATAATCTACAACCTGTGCTTCTGAATCTGATACTGCAAATATCGAGTCCATTACGGTGTGAATAGACTTAGGATACAAGTTTTCTTCCACCTTCAATCCAAGGTCTGTC includes these proteins:
- a CDS encoding DNA methyltransferase, translating into MDSKGIERKWRYARASVDKIKHLLKIHITTSGEIQILKAKSEKQPKTVWDDPHYIAGDYGTKWLTDLGLKVEENLYPKSIHTVMDSIFAVSDSEAQVVDYFAGSGTTGHAVINLNREDGGQRKFILVEMGQYFDSVLLPRIKKVAFSPEWKDGRAKRPATKDEAERGPRIVKVMRLESYEDALNNLSFDDAGQAAMQFEDYLLRYMLRWETRKSETLLKADKLSRPFSYKLSVHRDGETGERAVDLAETFSYLIGLNVQTRRTLDDRGRRYLLCRGVTREGRKTVVIWRENEGWKEADYKRDRDFVADQKLADGADEVYVNGDSLIPGSRALEQVFKTKMFAPIEG
- a CDS encoding DEAD/DEAH box helicase family protein, whose product is MPDGIQQYSKLEHRLVLLAWLNSLLGWEHNRALLEDTKKAAEGFDASGRSFLHLYLRGRGEKVRLSQDDLERYDENIRRHLGAINRHRSEPITLRYFQYLAALYTEIVLDRYFNRPSQLLKDLNAFVRERNAGKLPFEPPDEPFAEEDLTKLAYWMATGSGKTLLLHLNYHQFLRYNKDQLDNILLITPNEGLSEQHLFELEVSGIPCRRFDLNHSSLLGHGGNVVQVIEITKLVEEKRGGGVSVPVEAFEGRNLIFVDEGHKGSGGEVWRGYRDALGRTGFTFEYSATFGQALSAAKNDPLTFEYGKAIVFDYSYRYFYGDGYGKDFRILNLRGDTDDSKTELLLLGNLLSFYEQQLLFERQAEALRPYNLEKPLWVFVGSTVNAVYSEHKQKRSDVLTVARFLHHVLDNRRGQVIKGIEKILAEKSGLITEHGMDLFAGRFPVLRERGRSADAIYADILKRIFHAPAGGGLHLCDIRGSSGELGLKASGADDYFGLIYIGDTSEFKKLVESDNAGITIEEDALSGSLFSGINRQESGLNVLIGAKKFMEGWNSWRVSNMGLLNIGRQEGSQIIQLFGRGVRLRGKNHSLKRSSGMTGSHPAHIKLIETLNIFAVRANYMAQFRDYLEREGVETEPVVELPLFVWANEKFLERGLVVPRPEEGRDFAAETALVLVADENIKPRADLSARVQAMESSVQGLHTADVHAGSTSPIPSENLSLVDWEKVYMDLLSYKERKGWGNLVIRPETPKTIFESVYYALTADEAVYCPKSFEDRSLLQEAVSAVLRKYMDMFYRNRHEQWDSRNLVYRTLDRDDPNLSFKPQSVKEKKAAYTVRVPGSRTDVIKAIEKLRKDVKKLTKEENGGLPRIYFDRHLYLPLLLKKDNGLSAEPPVLEPSEAQFVRDLKSYWETEKDKSLSGREVFLLRNLSRGKGVGFFTESGFYPDFILWIVEGKKQRIVFIEPHGMLHAKAYIHDDKAQLHERLPDLAADIGKRSKWQNIVLDSFIVSKTSFEDLHKRYDDGTWDRKKFAEKHILFQERSAEYNYVQMLFQ